In one window of Hemicordylus capensis ecotype Gifberg chromosome 10, rHemCap1.1.pri, whole genome shotgun sequence DNA:
- the DTWD1 gene encoding tRNA-uridine aminocarboxypropyltransferase 1: protein MSLNSSAILKGDSERHKGIKRNFECLKNPDSQDTSTDQETPLENLHLASQAILERAQKQGRSKCPKCNSSRMFYCYTCYVPVETVPTREIPVVKLPLKIDIIKHPNETDGKSTAVHAKLLAPDDVAIYTYPCMPDYEEMKHEIALIFPGPNSVSVKDIPFSLQNKSKKYVICDEEEGPLPEPALKCAKLKAGNDSSLDEHSLHSRSKSAVLKKIVFIDSTWNQTNKIITDERLQGLLQIELKSRKTCFWRHQKGKPDTYLSTIEAIYYFLVEYHKELLKEKYEGQYDNLLFFFSFMYKLIRNAKCSAGKE from the exons ATGTCTCTAAACTCATCTGCAATTTTAAAAGGAGACTCCGAAAGGCATAAAGGAATAAAAAGGAATTTTGAATGTCTGAAAAATCCAGATTCACAAGACACGTCCACGGATCAGGAAACCCCACTTGAAAACTTACATCTAGCATCTCAGGCAATTCTTGAAAGAGCCCAAAAGCAAGGGAGGTCAAAGTGTCCTAAATGTAACAGTTCAAGGATGTTTTATTGCTACACTTGTTATGTCCCAGTTGAAACTGTTCCTACTAGAGAAATTCCGGTTGTGAAG CTTCCTCTGAAGATTGACATCATTAAGCACCCCAATGAGACTGACGGCAAAAGCACAGCTGTCCATGCCAAGCTCCTAGCGCCTGATGATGTTGCTATTTACACCTATCCTTGTATGCCAGACTATGAAGAGATGAAACATGAA attgcacTTATCTTTCCTGGGCCTAATTCAGTTTCAGTAAAGGACATTCCCTTCTCTTTGCAAAACAAATCCAAGAAGTATGTCATTTGCGATGAGGAAGAGGGCCCATTACCAGAACCAGCCCTCAAGTGTGCAAAACTCAAGGCAGGCAATGACAGCAGTTTGGATGAACACAGCCTGCACAGCAGGAGCAAATCTGCTGTGCTGAAGAAAATTGTATTTATCGACAGTACTTGGAATCAGACCAACAAAATAATCACGGATGAGCGACTCCAAG GATTACTGCAAATTGAACTTAAATCCCGGAAAACTTGCTTTTGGCGTCATCAGAAGGGAAAGCCAGATACATACCTGTCTACCATTGAagccatttattattttttagtaGAATATCACAAGGAACTCTTAAAAGAGAAATATGAAGGACAGTATGACAATctgcttttcttcttctcattTATGTACAAACTGATAAGAAATGCCAAGTGTTCTGCAGGAAAAGAATAA